A region of Gemmatimonadales bacterium DNA encodes the following proteins:
- the tpiA gene encoding triose-phosphate isomerase gives MSRLLFAANWKMHHAPAAARQVVREILARYRPLPDRDQVFFPPAVSLGAVVEEIKGRRDVAAGVQNVHWEAKGAFTGEISAPIAAAAGATWALVGHSERRHKFGETDAETGRKVHAALAAGLQPMLCVGELIEERRAGSTEAVVLRQLTAGLAGLDAASTARVAIAYEPVWAIGTGVNATPSDAAAVHRTIRRWLAGRTPPGARHAILYGGSVNPENAAALLAEEELDGVLVGGASLEAESWLRILATPRPDR, from the coding sequence ATGAGCCGCCTGCTCTTCGCGGCCAACTGGAAGATGCACCACGCGCCGGCCGCGGCGCGGCAGGTGGTGCGGGAGATCCTCGCGCGCTATCGCCCGCTCCCGGACCGGGACCAGGTCTTCTTCCCGCCCGCCGTCTCGCTCGGCGCCGTGGTGGAGGAGATCAAGGGCCGGCGCGACGTCGCCGCGGGCGTTCAGAATGTGCACTGGGAGGCGAAGGGCGCCTTCACCGGTGAGATCTCGGCGCCGATCGCCGCTGCCGCCGGCGCCACCTGGGCCCTGGTGGGCCACTCGGAGCGCCGCCACAAGTTCGGCGAGACCGACGCGGAGACCGGCCGCAAGGTGCACGCCGCGCTGGCCGCGGGGCTCCAGCCGATGCTGTGCGTGGGCGAGCTGATCGAGGAGCGCCGCGCCGGCAGCACCGAGGCCGTGGTGCTGCGCCAGTTGACCGCCGGCCTCGCCGGTCTCGACGCCGCGTCCACCGCGCGCGTCGCGATCGCCTACGAGCCGGTGTGGGCGATCGGCACGGGCGTCAACGCGACGCCGTCGGACGCCGCGGCCGTGCACCGCACGATCCGGCGCTGGCTGGCCGGGCGCACTCCCCCGGGCGCGCGGCACGCGATCCTCTACGGCGGCTCCGTGAACCCGGAGAACGCGGCCGCGCTGCTCGCCGAGGAGGAGCTGGATGGGGTGCTGGTGGGGGGGGCGAGTCTGGAGGCGGAGAGCTGGCTGAGGATCCTCGCCACGCCACGGCCCGACCGGTGA
- a CDS encoding phosphoglycerate kinase — protein sequence MAKKTIENLDTAAVLGRRALVRVDFNVPVKDGKVTDDTRIRAAIPTIEDLKDRGARIVLLSHLGRPKGGTPEPKYSLKPVVPVLETLLGMPVTFIADPAAPAAAEAVRVLPRGAVALVENTRFQAGEEKNDPATARMFAALGDFYVDDAFGSAHRAHASTEAVAHLLKPAVAGLLMEKELAYLGGLLASPARPFVAILGGAKISGKIDVIQNLLPRVDRILIGGAMANTFFRAKGAATGTSLVEEDRVAMAKDLLTRAGDKLVLPGGGVAAPSLERAQERRDVAWNAIPEGWALYDIDAATTRRFAEIVAGAKTVVWNGPMGVFETPPFDQGTLAVARAMAAATAKGATTVVGGGDSAAAIEQAKLADQVSHVSTGGGASLEFLEGKVLPGVAALDDRA from the coding sequence ATGGCCAAGAAGACGATCGAGAACCTGGACACGGCGGCGGTGCTGGGCCGCCGTGCCCTGGTGCGCGTGGACTTCAACGTCCCGGTCAAGGACGGGAAGGTCACGGACGACACGCGCATCCGCGCGGCGATCCCGACCATCGAGGACCTGAAGGACCGCGGCGCGAGGATCGTGCTGCTCTCGCACCTCGGGCGTCCCAAGGGCGGGACGCCGGAGCCGAAGTACTCTCTCAAGCCCGTCGTGCCCGTGCTGGAGACGCTGCTCGGGATGCCGGTCACGTTCATCGCGGACCCGGCCGCGCCGGCGGCGGCCGAGGCGGTCCGGGTGCTGCCGCGCGGCGCCGTCGCCCTGGTCGAGAACACGCGGTTCCAGGCGGGCGAGGAGAAGAACGACCCCGCCACGGCCCGGATGTTCGCCGCGCTCGGCGACTTCTACGTCGACGACGCGTTCGGCTCGGCCCACCGGGCCCACGCCTCCACCGAGGCGGTGGCGCACCTGCTGAAGCCTGCCGTCGCCGGCCTGCTGATGGAGAAAGAGCTGGCCTACCTGGGCGGGCTGCTGGCCTCGCCGGCGCGGCCGTTCGTCGCCATCCTGGGCGGCGCGAAGATCTCGGGCAAGATCGACGTCATCCAGAACCTGCTGCCCCGCGTGGACCGGATCCTCATCGGCGGCGCGATGGCCAACACGTTCTTCCGCGCGAAGGGCGCGGCGACCGGCACGAGCCTCGTCGAGGAGGATCGGGTCGCGATGGCGAAGGACCTGCTGACCCGCGCCGGCGACAAGCTGGTCCTGCCCGGCGGGGGCGTGGCCGCCCCGTCCCTGGAGAGGGCGCAGGAGCGGCGCGACGTGGCGTGGAACGCGATCCCCGAGGGCTGGGCGCTGTACGACATCGACGCCGCGACGACCAGGCGATTCGCCGAGATCGTGGCCGGCGCGAAGACGGTGGTGTGGAACGGCCCGATGGGCGTGTTCGAGACGCCGCCGTTCGACCAGGGCACCCTGGCGGTGGCCCGCGCGATGGCCGCCGCCACGGCGAAGGGCGCCACCACGGTGGTGGGAGGGGGCGACTCCGCCGCGGCCATCGAGCAGGCGAAGCTCGCCGACCAGGTGAGCCACGTCTCGACCGGCGGCGGCGCGTCGCTCGAGTTCCTCGAGGGCAAGGTCCTCCCGGGCGTCGCGGCACTCGACGACCGCGCATGA
- the gap gene encoding type I glyceraldehyde-3-phosphate dehydrogenase — translation MAVRVGINGFGRIGRLVLRAALQKRTNLDIVAVNDITDTKTLAHLFKYDSVHRTFPGEVTAGADHLMINGKKIAVTAEKEPAKLPWKDLGATLVVESTGRFTDKEKAAGHFAAGARKVIISAPAKGEDITIVMGVNHDKYDPAKHHLLSNASCTTNCLVPVVKVVRDAFGWVRGYMITVHAYTNDQNVLDFPHKDLRRARAAALSIIPTTTGAAKATSLVIPEVKGKIDGVSLRVPTADVSSVNLIVQVEKTTTPAEVNEAFKKAAAGPLKGVLDVCEAPLVSSDFIGNPFSSIVDAMSTSVVDGTMLQVSSWYDNEWGYSMRCVDLMELVAARM, via the coding sequence ATGGCAGTGCGCGTAGGCATCAACGGGTTCGGACGGATCGGACGGCTGGTATTGCGGGCGGCGCTGCAGAAGCGCACCAACCTCGACATCGTCGCCGTCAACGACATCACCGATACCAAGACCCTGGCCCACCTGTTCAAGTACGACTCGGTGCACCGCACGTTCCCGGGCGAGGTCACGGCGGGCGCCGACCACCTGATGATCAACGGGAAGAAGATCGCGGTGACGGCGGAGAAGGAGCCCGCGAAGCTCCCGTGGAAGGACCTGGGGGCGACGCTGGTCGTGGAGTCCACCGGCCGGTTCACCGACAAGGAGAAGGCCGCGGGCCATTTCGCCGCCGGCGCCAGGAAGGTGATCATCTCCGCGCCCGCCAAGGGCGAGGACATCACGATCGTGATGGGCGTCAACCACGACAAGTACGACCCGGCGAAGCACCACCTGCTCTCCAACGCGTCCTGCACCACCAACTGCCTGGTGCCGGTGGTGAAGGTGGTGCGCGACGCGTTCGGCTGGGTGCGCGGCTACATGATCACCGTGCACGCCTACACCAACGACCAGAACGTGCTCGACTTCCCGCACAAGGACCTACGGCGGGCGCGCGCGGCCGCGCTGAGCATCATCCCGACCACGACCGGCGCCGCCAAGGCCACGTCGCTGGTGATCCCGGAGGTGAAGGGCAAGATCGACGGCGTGTCGCTGCGCGTGCCGACGGCGGACGTGTCGTCCGTCAACCTGATCGTGCAGGTCGAGAAGACGACGACGCCCGCCGAGGTCAACGAGGCGTTCAAGAAGGCCGCGGCCGGCCCGCTGAAGGGCGTCCTCGACGTGTGCGAGGCGCCCCTGGTGTCGAGCGACTTCATCGGCAATCCCTTCTCGTCCATCGTGGACGCGATGAGCACCAGCGTGGTGGACGGCACGATGCTGCAGGTGTCGTCGTGGTACGACAACGAGTGGGGCTACTCGATGCGCTGCGTGGACCTGATGGAGCTGGTGGCGGCGAGGATGTAA
- a CDS encoding phosphoribosyltransferase family protein encodes MLAAARARVLEIEALALPRACLGCERPLPQTGARGACCELCRHRLREIAPPVCGRCGQPIDRWSLQAVEPAGKGRGAGAGAHCAFCREWPAELAWAVSGTWLDEGPARNLVHALKYGGWRVAAEPMADHIAAAGARLGPLDALVAVPLGPTRLRERGHNQAALLAQALGRALAVPVLEGALRRTRETRTQTRLSPADRRKNVAGAFAAAGPALAGLRVALVDDVLTTGATLAAAAGALARLGPASVGAVTFARALVPG; translated from the coding sequence ATGTTGGCCGCGGCGCGGGCGCGGGTGCTGGAGATCGAGGCCCTCGCGCTGCCGCGCGCGTGCCTGGGATGCGAGCGGCCGCTGCCGCAGACGGGGGCGCGCGGCGCCTGCTGCGAGCTGTGCCGGCACCGGCTGAGGGAGATCGCACCGCCGGTGTGCGGCAGGTGCGGGCAGCCGATCGACCGGTGGAGCCTGCAGGCCGTCGAGCCGGCCGGGAAGGGTCGCGGCGCCGGGGCCGGTGCCCACTGCGCGTTCTGCCGGGAGTGGCCGGCCGAGCTGGCGTGGGCGGTCTCGGGGACCTGGCTGGACGAGGGCCCGGCGCGGAACCTGGTCCACGCGCTGAAGTACGGAGGGTGGCGGGTCGCCGCGGAGCCCATGGCCGACCACATCGCCGCCGCCGGCGCGCGGCTGGGGCCGCTCGATGCGCTCGTGGCCGTGCCGCTCGGGCCGACGCGGCTGCGGGAGCGGGGCCACAACCAGGCGGCGCTCCTCGCGCAGGCGCTGGGTCGCGCGCTCGCGGTCCCGGTGCTGGAGGGAGCGCTGCGGCGCACCCGGGAGACCCGGACCCAGACCCGGCTCAGCCCGGCGGACCGGCGGAAGAACGTGGCCGGGGCGTTCGCGGCTGCGGGGCCCGCGCTGGCAGGACTGCGGGTGGCGCTGGTGGACGATGTGCTGACGACGGGCGCGACGCTGGCCGCTGCGGCCGGGGCGCTCGCTCGCCTGGGCCCGGCTTCGGTCGGCGCGGTGACGTTCGCCCGCGCGCTGGTGCCGGGATGA
- a CDS encoding shikimate dehydrogenase, with protein MRIRATTRLLAVVGDPVGHSLSPAMHNAAIAALGLDAAYLALRTSREAFPELARALVGAGGGLNVTIPFKRAAAGLLDRPSESVRRSGACNTLWADDTALAGDNTDVSAVRTVASGLAGPHPVRRALVLGTGGSARAVAVAVADGWPGAEIAVVSRDGGRAADFAAWGKEAGVGVTGVGIGEVSSADLIVNATPLGLDQGDPPPIDAATLRRLAPAAVLDLVYARGGTALVRVAREIGIAAADGRGVLVAQGAASFERWFGVPAPVTVMRAAVEDALRG; from the coding sequence ATGCGAATCCGGGCGACCACTAGGCTCCTGGCCGTGGTCGGCGACCCGGTCGGCCACTCGCTGTCGCCGGCCATGCACAACGCGGCCATCGCCGCGCTGGGGCTCGACGCCGCGTACCTCGCCCTGCGCACGTCGCGCGAGGCCTTCCCGGAGCTGGCCCGGGCGCTGGTGGGCGCCGGGGGCGGCCTCAACGTCACGATCCCGTTCAAGCGCGCGGCGGCCGGCCTGCTCGATCGTCCCTCCGAGTCGGTCCGCCGCAGCGGGGCGTGCAACACGCTGTGGGCCGACGACACGGCGCTGGCCGGAGACAATACCGACGTGAGCGCGGTGCGCACGGTGGCCTCCGGGCTCGCGGGACCGCACCCCGTCCGCCGCGCGCTCGTGCTCGGCACCGGGGGCTCCGCGCGCGCGGTCGCCGTGGCGGTCGCCGACGGGTGGCCCGGCGCGGAGATTGCGGTGGTCTCCAGGGACGGCGGTCGAGCGGCGGATTTCGCAGCATGGGGGAAGGAAGCGGGCGTCGGGGTCACGGGTGTGGGGATCGGGGAAGTGTCGTCGGCCGACCTGATCGTCAATGCCACGCCGCTGGGGCTCGACCAGGGGGATCCACCGCCGATCGACGCGGCGACCCTGAGGCGGCTGGCGCCCGCGGCCGTGCTCGACCTAGTGTACGCGCGGGGAGGAACCGCGCTGGTGCGCGTCGCCCGGGAGATCGGCATCGCCGCCGCCGACGGACGCGGCGTGCTGGTCGCGCAGGGAGCGGCGTCGTTCGAGCGGTGGTTCGGTGTTCCGGCACCGGTCACGGTCATGCGCGCGGCGGTGGAGGATGCGCTTCGCGGGTAG
- a CDS encoding low molecular weight protein arginine phosphatase codes for MKVLLVCTGNICRSPMAEAIARRLLRARGRDDVAVSSAGTAAQDGAPASEGAYLVALEHGLDLSAHRARQITSDLVASADLIFGMSPHHVERAVALGGTGKAHLLGEYAGRAAADAQIDDPFGGDLDEYRATFERLEALLADAVGRLPGKPADANPGDH; via the coding sequence GTGAAGGTCCTGCTCGTCTGCACCGGCAACATCTGCCGCAGTCCGATGGCCGAGGCCATCGCGCGGCGGCTGCTGCGCGCCCGCGGCCGCGACGACGTCGCGGTGTCGTCGGCGGGCACGGCGGCCCAGGACGGCGCGCCCGCGTCCGAGGGCGCGTACCTCGTCGCGCTCGAGCACGGCCTCGACCTGTCGGCGCACCGCGCCCGGCAGATCACCTCCGACCTGGTGGCGTCCGCCGACCTGATCTTCGGCATGAGCCCGCACCACGTGGAGCGCGCGGTCGCGCTCGGCGGGACCGGGAAGGCGCACCTGCTGGGCGAGTACGCCGGCCGCGCGGCGGCGGACGCGCAGATCGACGACCCGTTCGGTGGCGACCTCGACGAGTACCGGGCGACGTTCGAGCGGCTGGAGGCGTTGCTGGCCGACGCGGTGGGACGCCTGCCCGGGAAGCCGGCGGATGCGAATCCGGGCGACCACTAG
- a CDS encoding L-threonylcarbamoyladenylate synthase — translation MIAYRTPAEVAAALPAVVTHLARRGLIAYPTETVYGFGSVTATAAVERLAALKGREPGKPFLVLVADRRMLEGIGLRLTDAAERFASAFWPGPLTLVLPGGEGRLPDALRGPEGGVAVRWTSHPGAAQLIETLGSPITSTSANRPGQPSLMEAPAIERTFAPAVAEGTLLVLDAGRLPDSPPSTLIDCTGSAPRLVREGAIARGRLASIVPALVA, via the coding sequence GTGATCGCGTACCGCACCCCGGCCGAGGTGGCCGCGGCGCTGCCCGCGGTGGTGACCCACCTGGCGCGCCGCGGCCTCATCGCGTACCCGACCGAAACCGTGTACGGCTTCGGCTCGGTCACCGCGACCGCCGCGGTCGAGCGGCTCGCGGCGCTGAAGGGCCGGGAGCCCGGCAAGCCGTTCCTGGTGCTCGTGGCGGACCGGCGGATGCTCGAAGGCATCGGCCTGCGGCTGACCGACGCGGCGGAGCGGTTCGCCTCCGCGTTCTGGCCGGGGCCGCTCACGCTCGTGCTGCCCGGCGGCGAGGGCCGGCTGCCGGACGCGCTGCGCGGGCCGGAGGGCGGGGTCGCGGTCCGGTGGACGTCGCACCCTGGAGCGGCGCAGCTCATCGAGACCCTCGGCTCGCCGATCACCTCGACCAGCGCGAACCGCCCGGGGCAGCCGTCGCTGATGGAGGCGCCGGCCATCGAGCGCACGTTCGCGCCTGCGGTCGCGGAGGGCACCCTCCTGGTGCTCGACGCGGGCCGGCTGCCCGACTCGCCGCCCTCGACGCTCATCGACTGCACGGGCAGCGCTCCGCGCCTGGTGCGCGAGGGCGCCATCGCCCGGGGCCGGCTCGCCAGCATCGTGCCGGCGCTGGTGGCGTAG
- the ispD gene encoding 2-C-methyl-D-erythritol 4-phosphate cytidylyltransferase, with amino-acid sequence MPPDTGAVIVAAGRGVRAQAAGPDAGELKQFRPIGGVPILLRAIRPFAQHPRVGPIVVVLPPEHAASPPEWLRALLSDRLLVTGGGEHRQQSVANGLAKLPRGPSLVLVHDAARPFVERELIDRVLAVAELGAAAVPGLPVSDTVKETDTAGLVVRTVPRERLVSVQTPQAFPRAMLETAHQRSRADAASGATDDAALCERLGHPVRVVAGSARNLKITTAEDFVLAEALAAEARA; translated from the coding sequence TTGCCGCCTGACACCGGTGCGGTGATCGTCGCCGCCGGGCGCGGCGTCCGCGCTCAGGCGGCCGGGCCCGACGCGGGGGAGCTCAAGCAGTTCCGCCCGATCGGCGGCGTCCCCATCCTGCTCAGGGCCATTCGCCCCTTCGCGCAGCATCCCCGCGTGGGCCCCATCGTCGTGGTCCTCCCGCCGGAACACGCGGCGTCGCCGCCCGAGTGGCTGCGGGCGCTGCTGTCCGACCGCCTGCTCGTGACCGGGGGCGGCGAGCACCGCCAGCAGTCCGTTGCCAACGGCCTGGCGAAGCTGCCCCGAGGTCCGTCGCTGGTGCTGGTGCACGACGCGGCGCGGCCGTTCGTCGAGCGCGAGCTGATCGACCGCGTGCTGGCGGTGGCCGAGCTGGGGGCCGCCGCCGTGCCCGGCCTGCCGGTCTCGGACACGGTGAAGGAGACGGATACCGCCGGCCTGGTGGTGCGGACGGTGCCGCGCGAGCGCCTGGTCTCGGTGCAGACGCCGCAGGCGTTTCCGCGGGCGATGCTCGAGACGGCGCACCAGCGCTCGCGCGCCGACGCCGCCTCGGGCGCGACCGACGACGCCGCGTTGTGCGAGCGGCTCGGCCACCCGGTGCGCGTGGTCGCGGGCAGCGCGCGCAACCTCAAGATCACCACGGCCGAGGACTTCGTCCTGGCGGAGGCGCTGGCCGCCGAGGCGCGGGCGTGA
- the radA gene encoding DNA repair protein RadA — MAAKARSVFRCTECGAEQPKWTGRCEACQAWNSLVEEAAAKPHPRARSAAGGGRSGGGPEPVRLDDIAADAMPRYKTGLAEFDYVLGGGIVPGSLVLVGGEPGIGKSTLLLQVAARLEAAGVPTLYASGEESPEQVRLRADRLEEPAGRVHVLAETALERVIEQAVRVGARVVVVDSIQTAYTADLEGAPGNVGQVRECAGRLMRFAKESGPAVLLVGHVTKGGGIAGPKTLEHIVDTVLYFEGEGALDHRILRATKNRFGGVDEIGVFEMTSAGLLPVANPSAAFLAARHEGISGSAVTALMEGTRPLLVEIQALASRAGFGTPQRVSAGVDHRRLAVLLAVLERRAGLPFGDLDVFVNVTGGVRLSEPSGDLAVVAALISSVRDRALPADALFLGEVGLGGEVRAVASVDRRLAEAARHGFRRAFVGSRTGLRQASPGGLELVRVEHLGELAHRLAA, encoded by the coding sequence ATGGCCGCTAAGGCCCGCTCGGTCTTCCGCTGCACCGAGTGCGGGGCCGAGCAGCCGAAGTGGACCGGGCGGTGCGAGGCCTGCCAGGCGTGGAACAGCCTGGTCGAGGAGGCGGCCGCGAAGCCGCACCCCCGCGCGCGCAGCGCCGCCGGCGGCGGCCGCTCGGGCGGCGGACCGGAGCCGGTGCGGCTGGACGACATCGCGGCGGACGCGATGCCGCGCTACAAGACCGGCCTCGCCGAGTTCGACTACGTGCTGGGCGGCGGGATCGTCCCCGGCTCGCTGGTCCTGGTGGGCGGCGAGCCGGGCATCGGGAAATCCACGCTGCTCCTCCAGGTGGCGGCGCGACTCGAGGCCGCCGGCGTGCCCACGCTGTACGCGAGCGGCGAGGAGTCGCCCGAGCAGGTGCGGCTCCGGGCCGACCGGCTGGAGGAGCCCGCGGGCCGCGTGCACGTCCTGGCGGAGACCGCGCTGGAGCGGGTGATCGAGCAGGCCGTGCGCGTGGGCGCGCGCGTCGTGGTCGTGGACTCCATCCAGACGGCCTACACGGCGGACCTCGAGGGTGCGCCCGGCAACGTCGGCCAGGTGCGCGAGTGCGCGGGCCGGCTGATGCGTTTCGCGAAGGAGTCGGGTCCGGCGGTGCTGCTGGTGGGCCACGTGACCAAGGGCGGCGGGATCGCGGGCCCCAAGACGCTCGAGCACATCGTGGACACCGTGCTCTACTTCGAGGGCGAGGGTGCGCTGGACCACCGCATCCTGCGCGCGACCAAGAACCGGTTCGGCGGCGTGGACGAGATCGGCGTGTTCGAGATGACCTCGGCGGGACTGCTCCCGGTGGCGAACCCCTCCGCGGCGTTCCTCGCGGCGCGGCACGAGGGCATCTCCGGCAGCGCGGTGACCGCCCTGATGGAAGGCACGCGGCCGCTGCTGGTGGAGATCCAGGCGCTGGCCTCGCGGGCGGGCTTCGGGACGCCGCAGCGGGTGAGCGCCGGCGTGGACCACCGCCGGCTCGCCGTGCTGCTCGCGGTCCTGGAGCGGCGCGCCGGCCTGCCGTTCGGCGATCTCGACGTGTTCGTGAACGTCACCGGCGGCGTGCGGCTGAGCGAGCCCTCGGGCGACCTGGCGGTGGTGGCCGCGCTGATCTCCAGCGTGCGCGACCGCGCCCTGCCGGCCGATGCGCTGTTCCTCGGCGAGGTGGGCCTGGGCGGCGAGGTGCGGGCCGTGGCGAGCGTGGACCGGCGGCTCGCCGAAGCGGCGCGCCACGGCTTCCGCCGCGCGTTCGTCGGCTCGCGCACCGGGCTGAGGCAGGCGTCGCCCGGCGGCCTGGAGCTGGTGCGCGTCGAGCACCTGGGGGAGCTGGCCCATCGGCTTGCCGCCTGA
- the dnaB gene encoding replicative DNA helicase, producing the protein MATAPDVFGGRQPPYSAEAEQAVLGAMLLDADAALRGVELLDDAMFHREGHRRLFRAMHGIVERGGVIDPVTLRDEVDRRGELEAVGGIEYLSYLLDVVPTAANIDYHAKIVRDKALLRRLIEAATGIVQEAYEAKRLADEVLDSAEQRIFLVSETRKTEGFVRLKELLWPTMERIESLHAGGQSITGVPSGFADLDDRTAGFQNADLVIIAARPSMGKTALCLNVAQHAAIEKGIPVAVFSLEMAKAQLVQRLLTSEARVDAHRLRQGMLKDADYALLARAAGILSSAPIWIDDSAALTPLELRSKARRIKAEHNVGLIIVDYLQLMRSPEQAENRVQEISAISRALKALAKELDVPILALSQLSRAPEQRGGEHRRPQLSDLRESGAIEQDADVVLFIYREEMYSGTQDPKTGENIEGQAEVIIGKQRNGPTGTIKLHFHKAYTRFDNYSARENGDGGNGR; encoded by the coding sequence ATGGCGACGGCGCCTGACGTCTTCGGCGGCCGCCAGCCTCCCTACAGCGCCGAGGCCGAGCAGGCGGTCCTCGGCGCGATGCTGCTGGATGCCGACGCGGCGCTCCGGGGGGTGGAGCTCCTCGACGACGCGATGTTCCACCGCGAGGGCCACCGCCGGCTGTTCCGCGCGATGCACGGGATCGTCGAGCGCGGCGGCGTCATCGACCCGGTCACCCTGCGCGACGAGGTGGACCGCCGGGGCGAGCTGGAGGCCGTCGGCGGCATCGAGTACCTGTCCTACCTGCTCGACGTCGTGCCCACCGCCGCCAACATCGACTACCACGCCAAGATCGTCCGCGACAAGGCGCTGCTGCGGCGGCTCATCGAGGCGGCGACCGGGATCGTGCAGGAGGCCTACGAGGCCAAGCGGCTGGCCGACGAGGTCCTCGACAGCGCCGAGCAGCGGATCTTCCTGGTGTCGGAGACCCGCAAGACCGAGGGCTTCGTCCGCCTCAAGGAGCTGCTGTGGCCGACGATGGAGCGCATCGAATCGCTCCACGCCGGCGGACAATCGATTACCGGCGTGCCGTCGGGCTTCGCAGACTTGGACGACAGGACGGCGGGGTTCCAGAACGCGGACCTGGTGATCATCGCGGCGCGGCCGAGCATGGGGAAGACGGCGCTGTGCCTCAACGTCGCGCAGCACGCCGCGATCGAGAAGGGCATTCCGGTGGCGGTGTTCAGCCTCGAGATGGCGAAGGCGCAGCTGGTCCAGCGCTTGCTGACCAGCGAGGCGCGGGTGGACGCGCACCGCCTCCGCCAGGGCATGCTCAAGGACGCCGACTACGCGCTGCTGGCGCGCGCCGCCGGCATCCTCTCGTCGGCGCCGATCTGGATCGACGACAGCGCGGCGCTCACCCCGCTGGAGCTGCGGTCCAAGGCGCGGCGCATCAAGGCCGAGCATAACGTCGGGCTGATCATCGTGGACTATCTGCAGCTGATGCGCTCGCCGGAGCAGGCGGAGAACCGCGTGCAGGAGATCAGCGCGATCTCGCGCGCGCTCAAGGCGCTGGCGAAGGAGCTCGACGTCCCGATCCTCGCGCTGTCGCAGCTGTCGCGCGCGCCGGAGCAGCGGGGCGGGGAGCACCGGCGGCCGCAGCTCTCCGACCTGCGCGAGTCGGGCGCGATCGAGCAGGACGCCGACGTGGTGCTGTTCATCTATCGCGAGGAGATGTACTCGGGGACGCAGGACCCCAAGACCGGCGAGAACATCGAGGGCCAGGCCGAGGTCATCATCGGCAAGCAGCGCAACGGCCCCACCGGCACCATCAAGCTCCACTTCCACAAGGCGTACACCCGGTTCGACAACTACAGCGCCCGCGAGAACGGAGACGGCGGGAATGGCCGCTAA
- a CDS encoding uracil-DNA glycosylase codes for MAAPAKGKTPAAIPAGIVAEAPAAGDDLFAADPLRQLATLEALVPVVDACRKCALGHSRRHSVPGEGDPKAGLVVVGEAPGATEDETGRPFVGRAGKLLDDILKAIGFRREDVFICNVLKCRPPENRDPEPLEVAACSPYLHRQLELIGPRVILAMGRPAAHALLGVTASLGELRGKLHRYRGIPLIVTYHPAALLRNPHWKRPTWDDIRIARRIYDGDGA; via the coding sequence ATGGCGGCACCGGCGAAGGGCAAGACTCCGGCCGCGATTCCCGCCGGCATCGTGGCGGAAGCCCCCGCCGCCGGCGACGACCTGTTCGCCGCCGACCCGCTCCGCCAGCTGGCCACGCTCGAGGCCCTGGTGCCGGTCGTCGACGCCTGCCGCAAGTGCGCCCTCGGCCACAGCCGCCGGCACAGCGTGCCCGGGGAAGGCGACCCGAAGGCGGGCCTAGTGGTGGTGGGCGAGGCACCCGGGGCCACGGAGGACGAGACGGGGCGACCGTTCGTGGGGCGCGCCGGCAAGCTGCTCGACGACATCCTCAAGGCGATCGGCTTCCGCCGCGAGGACGTGTTCATCTGCAACGTGCTCAAGTGCCGGCCGCCCGAGAACCGCGACCCCGAGCCGCTTGAAGTCGCGGCCTGTTCGCCGTATCTCCATCGGCAGCTGGAGCTGATCGGGCCGCGGGTGATCCTGGCGATGGGGCGCCCGGCCGCGCACGCGCTGCTGGGCGTGACCGCGTCGCTGGGCGAGCTGCGGGGCAAGCTGCACCGCTACCGCGGCATCCCGCTGATCGTCACCTATCACCCGGCGGCGCTGCTGCGCAACCCGCACTGGAAGCGTCCGACTTGGGATGACATCCGTATCGCACGCCGGATCTACGATGGCGACGGCGCCTGA